A window of Apium graveolens cultivar Ventura chromosome 8, ASM990537v1, whole genome shotgun sequence contains these coding sequences:
- the LOC141680066 gene encoding serine/threonine-protein phosphatase 7 long form homolog produces the protein MELQSTGFYGVARVASIQIDCSLISALIERWQPETHTFHLPMGDVTITLQDVGILLGFHVDGDTVISDVTPGADMSWHSYVAELFGKDPDPKKDMNGTRIWLTFISSCAPPHLSQDASADDIRFQVLCYLVHLVGGVLFTDHSEVSSVAIEKSVTELCKKRKKDVDEVAGCLLLLQLWAWERLPTLAPINTSVPLFDARFWEGQLAAPRGLRWLYGHSYTSTGGRSLPVIRKLLDGLDYLVELHCPDRVSRQFGLVQTILVDVVYSEAEHSTNLRGNDKIRWIQKHAASISIWVHRLDHIFIGDAIVAGSAVPEYHPWYLERNVRFISRVGAFNHRIDLMFRQISERTQDVLPDVSHFADQCCDFLRECGGARAAAGRRARVPVDDDPVATDLGDDHLPLYSDSHDVPESSTQAHTDPMATDLGDDLDPPIRNSVADTVSVHMSRSSSHF, from the exons TCTACTGGTTTCTACGGTGTTGCTCGGGTGGCATCTATACAGATTGATTGTAGTCTCATATCAGCTCTTATTGAGAGATGGCAGCCAGAGACTCATACATTTCACTTGCCTATGGGAGATGTCACTATTACTCTACAAGATGTAGGTATTCTTCTAGGGTTTCATGTTGATGGTGATACTGTTATTTCTGATGTCACCCCTGGCGCTGATATGAGTTGGCATTCTTATGTTGCTGAGCTTTTTGGTAAAGATCCTGATCCGAAGAAAGACATGAATGGAACAAGAATTTGGTTGACTTTTATTTCTTCATGTGCTCCCCCACATTTATCGCAAGATGCATCAGCAGATGATATTCGGTTTCAGGTGTTGTGTTATCTTGTTCATCTGGTTGGTGGTGTACTTTTTACAGATCATTCGGAGGTCTCTTCTGTAGCGATTGAGAAATCCGtgac GGAGTTatgcaagaaaagaaaaaaggATGTTGATGAGGTAGCTGGTTGTCTGCTATTATTGCAGTTATGGGCATGGGAGAGATTGCCCACTCTTGCTCCTATTAACACATCTGTTCCTTTATTTGATGCTCGTTTCTGGGAGGGTCAGCTTGCAGCTCCACGTGGACTTAG GTGGCTTTACGGTCATTCCTACACTAGTACGGGTGGTCGTTCCCTTCCTGTTATTCGGAAGCTATTGGATGGCTTGGACTATCTCG TCGAGCTTCATTGCCCTGATAGAGTTTCTAGACAGTTTGGGCTCGTGCAGACTATACTTGTTGATGTTGTTTACTCGGAGGCAGAGCATAGTACAAACTTGAGGGGCAATGACAAAATCAGATGGATTCAGAAACATGCAGCTAGTATATCTATTTGGGTGCATCGTTTAGATCATATATTTATTGGAGATGCGATTGTTGCTGGGAGTGCAGTGCCTGAGTACCATCCTTGGTATTTAGAGAGGAATGTTAGATTCATATCTCGTGTTGGTGCATTTAATCATCGTATT GATCTTATGTTCAGGCAGATATCTGAGCGGACACAAGATGTTCTTCCTGACGTGTCTCATTTTGCTGACCAGTGTTGTGATTTTCTCAGAGA ATGCGGCGGTGCACGAGCTGCTGCTGGTAGACGAGCTAGAGTTCCAGTTGACGATGATCCTGTTGCTACAGACCTTGGAGATGATCATCTTCCATTATATTCTGATTCTCATGATGTGCCCGAGTCATCTACTCAAGCTCATACTGATCCTATGGCTACAGATCTTGGGGATGATTTGGATCCTCCTATACGTAATTCTGTTGCTGATACTGTTTCTGTTCATATGTCGAGATCATCTAGTCACTTCTAG